The following are from one region of the Nicotiana tomentosiformis chromosome 7, ASM39032v3, whole genome shotgun sequence genome:
- the LOC138895889 gene encoding uncharacterized protein yields MVNHLDACANIKGLIDFEPLDRPTGPPPNMSIEEAPKLELKPLPSLLRYAYLGVDETLPVVVSSELSVLKEEKLLRVLKEDKRAIGWTMAGICGISLAFCMHKILKEDGHKPSVEYQRRLNSVMKEVVKKEVIKWLDADIIFPISDSKWLLEKDTPFKFDERCLKAYEDLKKRLVTTPIITAPDWGESFELMKTLNPAQINYTVTEKELLAVVWAFDKFRAYLVGTKVIFYTDHAAIRYLFEKKDAKPRLIHRVLLLQEFDMEIKDRKETENQVADHLSRLETRTHVEEGGKIKESFPYEKLLAITAGTTPWYADCVNLIVSGVTPSELSPDGKRKFMHDVRLYQWDEPFLLKQMCRPAGVPICS; encoded by the exons ATGGTGAATCATCTGGATGCATGTGCTAACATCAAAGGACTAATCGATTTTGAGCCTCTAGATAGACCAACTGGGCCACCTCCTAATATGTCTATCGAAGAAGCTCCTAAATTGGAACTCAAGCCCTTACCCTCCCTTCTTCGTTATGCCTATTTGGGTGTTGATGAAACTTTACCTGTTGTTGTATCTTCTGAGTTATCTGTTTTGAAAGAAGAAAAGCTACTTCGTGTGCTTAAAGAGGACAAACGGGCGATTGGTTGGACCATGGCTGGCATTTGTGGTATTAGCCTAGCATTTTGTATGCATAAAATTCTCAAGGAGGATGGTCACAAACCGAGTGTGGAATACCAACGCCGCTTGAATTCAGTCATGAAGGAAGTGGTAAAAAAGGAAGTCATAAAGTGGCTCGATGCAGATATTATCTTTCCCATCTCTGATAGCAAGTGG TTGCTTGAGAAGGATACGCCTTTCAAGTTTGATGAACGCTGCTTGAAGGCATATGAGGATTTGAAAAAGAGATTGGTGACTACACCAATTATCACCGCCCCAGACTGGGGGGAGTCTTTTGAGTTGAT GAAAACTCTAAATCCAGCCCAGATAAATTACACAGTCACAGAAAAAGAGTTGCTAGCGGTAGTATGGGCGTTTGACAAATTTAGGGCCTACTTGGTGGGAACTAAAGTCATCTTCTACACAGACCATGCAGCCATCAGGTATTTGTTTGAGAAAAAGGATGCTAAGCCTAGACTAATTCATCGAGTTCTTCTCTTGCAGGAATTTGACATGGAAATCAAAGATCGAAAAGAGACAGAAAATCAGGTGGCGGACCATTTGTCGCGCTTGGAAACTCGCACACATGTTGAGGAAGGGGGCAAAATTAAGGAAAGCTTTCCTTATGAGAAATTGCTAGCCATCACAGCTGGCACAACCCCATGGTATGCTGACTGCGTGAACCTCATTGTAAGTGGGGTGACTCCATCGGAGTTATCTCCAGATGGTAAGAGAAAATTCATGCATGATGTTAGGCTTTATCAATGGGATGAGCCATTTTTGTTAAAGCAAATGTGCAGACCAGCTGGTGTGCCGATTTGTTCCTGA